Sequence from the Desulfobulbaceae bacterium genome:
GTGTTTCGAAAGGCTTGAATCCATTCCATAGTAAAGTGGCAAGATAGAGTGGGTCTAACCCTAAAAGTTCGCAGGCCCCCCGAACATCATCTCGAACAGGCAGAAACTTTTCTTCCAGAATGATTCCAACCTGTGACGACTGGGCAATTTCATTTAAGGTAGTGGCGACCCCACCTCGGGTTGGATCACGCAAAGTGTGAATATTTGTTGCTTCAAGGCTAACGAGTTTGGCAATGATATGATTGAGTGCCGCTGAGTCGCTCTTAAAACCACCCGATATTTTTAGACCTTCCTGTTGGCATAAAATCGTAACACCATGGTCGGCCATAGTTCCACTGAGAATGATGTGGTCTCCGGGTTGAGCGTTCGTTCCCGAGATATCAAGCTCTGTTTGCATGTGTCCGATGCCGGTAGTGTTGATGAAAATCTTATCGGCTTTGCCGACAGGAACCACTTTAGTATCACCAGTAACAATCTGAACCCCTGCTGTATCGGCACTGTCTTTCATGGCGCGAATAATTCTTTCAAGGTCGGCCATGGGCAGGCCTT
This genomic interval carries:
- the hypE gene encoding hydrogenase expression/formation protein HypE, with product MKKITLDHGSGGLVSHELIEKMFLPIFNTADRHSLEDSALITLGTERLAFSTDSFVVDPIFFPGGTIGDLAVNGTVNDLAMRGAIPLYLSVGLILEEGLPMADLERIIRAMKDSADTAGVQIVTGDTKVVPVGKADKIFINTTGIGHMQTELDISGTNAQPGDHIILSGTMADHGVTILCQQEGLKISGGFKSDSAALNHIIAKLVSLEATNIHTLRDPTRGGVATTLNEIAQSSQVGIILEEKFLPVRDDVRGACELLGLDPLYLATLLWNGFKPFET